TGAAACCGGAGCAGACCTCCATGTTTACCCAGAGAATTCTAGTCAGGAAAAGTGTCCCCTCACCAGTCAACTTTGatacttctattaaaaaaaaaaaaaaaaaaaagtcgaaaCCCAAAATGTGCTAGGCTCCACAAGCCTGTTAAGGCATTTTAGAAACCGGCTTCCGGAAGAGCGGGGACATGTTCAAGCTCTCCTGGTCCTGCCGCTTCTAAGGCAGCTTCTGAGCTGAGCAGCTGTGGGCAGGCTGCTCTGGCGACCACGACAGCTGATTTCTAGTCTTTAGTCTCATCTTTAGTCTCATCTGCTCCAGACCAGTAACTGGGCCGGAAGTTCAAGGGATCAACCTCTATCATCCTACAGTGACAGGCTTCCAAGAGGAGAAGGCGACACTTACTGAGGAATCCAAACATTCAGTTTATTAAACTGAGGCTACTGAAGCCATAGCacgggaaaagaaaaagggaagcagCAGTCATTCAGGACAGGTGGGCGGCTTTGGAAAGCGAAAATCAAAAGGCCTAAGACACGGGAAAATTCATAGGGTTGAGAAAGTGACCGAACACAAAAGTGACCACGAGAattacaaatatatttaaatctcAGACCTGGGAAACGGACTGTACACAGCCtgctaggagagggagagaggcgccCTAGATGTTCTGGCAGCACTGCGCCTTTGGCTTGTTCTCAGTGGTGGGCGGGACATGGATGGGCACCACGTTGTTGCTCGGAGACAAGTCATTTTCGCGCCTGTCTGACATCTGCTTCTGGGACACGATGCGGTAGATCTCTGTGGAGAAAGAAGGGGCGACGCTTAGTACGGGCGGGCCCGGCAGAGACGACACGGTTTTCAGGAAGCCCTGATCTAGCGCCGTCCACGCCGACACTGGTCGGTCTACTGGCTGTCGGGAAAGACGGCGGCGTCCCTAGACACCAGTCTCCGTCCACCTTGTTAGGCACCGCGATGGTGGCAACAGAGCCACAGTGGCTGCTGTTTGCTTCCAGAGCCTGACCAAGGGGGAAGCAGCGTGCACACTTCcacacttcccaggcggtgaagcaggtctgcaggcgtctgtccttctctccccctcctctctccatttctctgtcctatccaacaatgacgacatcaataacaacaacaacaataaaaacgagggcaacaaaaggggaaaaaacaaacaaacaaacaagagacTAAGCAGGGCCAAAGCCCAGAGAAAAGCACGTGTGTGTTCTGTAGGCCCTTCCAGGGAAAGCAAACGCAGGAAGGGAGGCGGGCAGAGCCGTCagagaacacagagaggagaggaatcggAGGAACCGCGACAGAGGAGACGCACGCAGCGCTGGGCGAGTGTCGCCAGGGCCCTGGCCCCTCGCAGAGACGGCTCCTGCTGCCAGCGCCGCGTCCCCAGGATGATGTCAGCGAAGTTTCTGTGGAGAGCGGGCCTAAGAGCGCCACACCGCATCACCGCCCCGGTGGCCGGCATGCCACTGAAAACACACACTCTGATAAAGGTGAGGGAAGCGGGCACCTGCCAGGCCGCGTCCCCTCGCAAGGCCGTGCCCCCCAGCCCCAAGGCCACAGCACGCCGACGTCACGCGCAGGCCTCCTCCTCAGGGCCGAGGCCGAGGGCTCCAGCAGGCAAAGCCTAGGGGGTCTGGAGGCGCGGCGCAGGTCTACCTCTCACCTGACCCGGGAGACGTGTCGGGGACACGCGGCAGGGCGGGGGCCGCAGCCGCCGCGGGGGTAGGGGGCACATGGAGCGGCGCAGGGGCGCGCTCACAtccagagagggaggaaagggcaGGCGTGAGTGGGGGACACGGCCCCGCCGGACCGCCGACTCTGAGCTCGTCAAGGTCCCGAGTTCTAAGGGCGCGGCAAACACGGATTCAAACCACCCTTGACGGGCAGTGCGGGTCAGAGACCTGGCAAGGGGCGCGGTGAGGGGCCCAGAGCTGGTGGGGGAGATGTGGGTCAGCAGCCCCTCAATGAAGCAAGTAGACAGGAGACCTGCCAGGTGGGCGGCGGTGGTGGGccccgggttcaaatccctgggccccacctgcaggggaggaagcagcttcgtgaatggtgaagcagtgctgctgttatctatctccccctcccctcaatttccgtTTCTATcccacaaataataaataaagttgttttcATGAAGAAAGGCACGTCTCGAAGCAGCACCAGACCAGCGTGCAGGGCCGTGGGGCTCAGGCCCGCACTAGCCGCCCACCTGGTGAAAATGGTGCCGTTGGCCAACCAAGGCCGAGCAACCACTGCCCGAGTCTCGACGCCAACAGAGCCGCGGGGCTCTGCATTCAAGCAGCACAGCCACCCTGGGTGTGATGCAAACAGTCTCGACACACAGCGGGTCTGCAcagtaggcctttttttttttggtaacagcTAAGGGAGACTTAAGCTAATGATAGTTCTCTGtcggtgctggggacagaactctAAAAAGACCCCGGGCTTTGCAGTCCAAAGCTCGAGCCAGTGTCCCACCTCTCGGGCCACTAAAGCCAATGCTATGAAAAGCAGCCAGATGCTCTTTAAGGACAAAAGCAAGGAGCCCTAAGTAGTGTCAGCGTCCGTCCGTCTGTCCGCCCGCTGCAGGTGTGAAGACCTGGCCTCCCAAGCTGGAATTCCAGCAGATGGTCCGAGAGAGCACACCAGGTGTCTCAACAAGGACTAACTAGAAAAGGTTTACTATCATTTTACCGGAGCCCTGCTCACCTGACTgcgggtggtgcaggggactgaacctgggacgacctcagagcctcagcggTGAGAATCACTTTGCAGAACCAGCCCCCttaactttccttttttcttatcaACCATCTACCTTTAGTTATTTCATgtgaggcagagaaagagctTTGCACAAGAGACAGGGAAGCCAGGTCACTGTAAGACAGTCCGAGTGTGGGGCCAGGCGGAGGCGCACACTACAGTGCGCGAGGACCCCGGTtcttcaagccccacctgcaggggaaagtttcacaggtggtgaagcagggctgccacggtgtctctgtctctttccctctcccactcttaatttctgtctctagccaataattaataaatacaatgatttttttcaaaagccGGTatgaggggccagctggtggcacacctggttgagcgcacgtgttacagtgtacaagggcccgagttcaacccccgtccccacctgctggaggaaagctttgctggtgctgggctgcaggtgtctctctcttcctctcaaattctgactgtctctatccaatgaataaataaagataattaaaaaattttttttaaaaaaaagaaaaatgggcaggtggtggcgcacttggttgaacgcacatgttacagctcgcaaggacctgggtttgaggccccggtcccccacctgcatggggaaagcttcacgagtggtgaagcagggttgcaggtgtctgtctctctccctctctgtctcccccattctctcaatttctggccgtctctatcaaataagcaaataaatataataaaaaattaaaaataaaaaagcacctTCGGGCGGATGTGAAGACCTGGGCTGCTCAGTGACTTTGGTGAGGCTGCAGGCGCAGTCAGAACAGGCGCGGTCACCGCACTGCTAGCAGCTGAGTGCTCTGTATATTGACTGTACAAAACCCACAAACgcagttaaaaggaaacaaaaagccgGACGCACAGACACACTGCATCTGAATCAAATCTTGCTGCTTGAAACAACCTGCTGGACCTCAAGAGGAAGACAGGACCTCAAGAAAGCTCTGTACTCAGAAGAGCAGCTAGTCCCAGAAATAGGCTCCTGGAGCTtttgacatcagaaaagaaatataatgggggggggggggcggcagacagcatgatggttatgcaaacagactctcatgcctgaggccccaacgtcccaggctcaatccccagcaccagaagccagagatgagcagtgcgctggaaaaaaaacaaaaaaaactcccaACGATTCTAAGCAGACGGCGTCTTTTGTAACCGCTTCTCCACTGTCTGGGGGGCACTGCATTAGGACCACGCTGTACACTActccgggcgggggggggggggagctcagcCTGTGGGTgggaaatcatttggtctggccctgcagAGGTAACCagagtttttgtttggtttttatataGCAACAGtaagggttattttattttattttattttcgcctccagggggacagctggggctaggtgcctgcactaggaatccactgctcctggaggccacctttttcccttttgttatccattgtcattattattactgctgtcgtcactgttggataggacagagagagaaatggagagaggaggggaagacagagagggggaaagacagacacttgcagacctgcttcaatgcttgtgaaacgactgccctgcaggtggggagccgggggctggaaccaagatccacccagccccccaatttttttaatttagtgtggCCGGCCCACCAATGactttataaatatccaaatgaccctTGACAGAAACAGGGCTTCCTGTCGTTCCTGCTCTAAGTCCTGGTTCCTTAACACAACCCACCAGGCCAGGGAGACACCTCAATGTCAGCAAAGGCCGCCTCGCCCGAGGCTCCGATCCAGCCCCCAACactgcggggcggggcggggcggggcagggcagggcagggcagggcagggcagggcagccgTGAATGCACAGAGCCCGCCAAGCCGCATCGAGGTGCTGCACAGCCCCCGCGGCTGCCCTGCAGGCCGGCCCTCTAGCAGACCCGGCTGAGCGGCACATCTCGGCACTGCCGGGCACATGTGACCAGGACCGGGGACACTGGGCTTGAACGACAAGAGCCATCCAGGCGTTTCCTCACCACACGACCCGCCAGTGGAGTCAGAGCGACGGCAGTCCAGCTGGCCCTAGGGACAGTCACTCGCCGCGTGCTAATTTCCCGACGCAGTTTCAACGGGGAGTCGCCAGGCTCACCTGTCAGGATTGTCTGGAAAGCAGCTTCTACGTTTGTGGAGTCGAGAGCAGACGTCTCGATGAAGGACAGGCCGTTCTTCTCTGCGGAGAAAACCAAACGCTTTAGTCTCATCAGATTTCCACAGGAGGGATAGATTCTTCAGATGCAAACCACCACGACTTCCTACACCCTGACAGCTCCCCAAGCCCTAACAGGAAGGCCAGCCCGCCACGCACACTCCCGCAGACAGAGTTAGAGGTCAGAGATCTTAACCTCTGCTGCGGGGAAACGCTATGACTGGCAGTGACTGGCAGTGACTGGCAGTGACGGCCGCGACGCCGTTCAGACCTCAGTAAGGTCCCCGCAGAGCCAGCCAGCTCCCTGCGGGCTAGTGACAGGCGGGCTACAGCGGGGTTCTCTGGCCTCCCCGGGGTTTCTCCACTCCTGTCCCAGCCAGGAGCACCCCCGCCCCCCGCCGTCCGGAGGGGACAAGACAGACCCCCTGCCCTCACGCGGCTCCACCCCCGGTCCTCGGTCCTCCACACGGGCAGGAGACACTCTTGCAGACTACCCGCGCCTCCGCCTGCAGCCAGGGGCCAGAGAGGCCGGCACGGACTCGCGGACACCCGCCCGGGCCGGGGGCGCCACTCACCCGCGAAGGCGCGGGCCTCGTCGGTGGGCACGGCGCGCAGGTGGCGCAGGTCGCTCTTGTTGCCCACCAGCATGATGACGATGTTGCTGTCGGCGTGGTCACGCAGCTCCTTCAGCCAGCGCTCCACGTTCTCGTAGGTGAGGTGTTTGGCGATGTCGTACACCAGCAAGGCGCCCACGGCTCCGCGGTAGTACCTGCGGCGGACAGGCGGGGCAGAGCACGGGTGGAGCCGGAGGCCGGGCAGAAAGGCCCTACAGGAAGGAAGCCAGCCCCGgccgccccccagcccccagcccccgcccaGCTGCCCCCCGCCCGAGGTCGCTGAGGCGCTCACGCAGACGTGATGGCGCGGTAGCGCTCCTGGCCGGCCGTGTCCCAGATCTGCGCTTTGATGGTCTTGCCGTCCACCTGGATGCTCCGCGTGGCGAACTCCACCCCGATGGTGCTCTTGCTCTCGAGATTAAACTCATTTCGAGTAAATCGGGACAGGAGGTTACTCTTCCCGACGCCAGAATCTCCAATAAGGACGACTGGGAAGAGAAGGGCTTGGGTCACGTCAAAGGGGCAAGTGGTGCGGCACGCTGCATCGGCCCGACGCAGAGACCAGCAAAGGGGTGCAGCTGACAGCTCAAAAGGGACGGCAGCGGGGCTGGGCGAGCCGCTGtctttctggggtgggggtgggggtgccatGCCAGGCAGcggggcacacctggtagaacgtACATGTCATGCTACGAGTGAAAGGTCTtttagggggaaacttcacgcgTGGGGGGGCAGAGCCACcgggtgtgtgccactgcctctgtctctatctctgtaagAATACAAAAGGAGGggcccggcggtggcgcagcacctggttgagcgcacatgttacaatccacaaggacccaggttcgagcccccggtccccacctgcaggaggaaagctttgcaagtggagaagcagggctgcaggtgtctctctctctctctccccctctatctctacctaccctcttgatttctgatggtctctatccaataaataaagataataaattttttttttaaaaagtccatatgaggacacttaaaaaaaaaaaaagatacaaaaggaAAAGCAAGGGAGAGGCGGCCACCGGTAATGGAGTTAAGCAGTGCCAAAGCTCAGTGGTctcggtgtctctgtctctctctgtgtgtcacacacacacacacacacacacacacacacacacacacacacgaggaaaGAGTGATGGTTTGGGCTatctaactcaggaccttgtgctcaaGTCCAATGCCTTCTCCGCAGTCGCAGCCCGTCCTTGACCCGTCTCCAACCCATCGCCAGCCTGCGGGACGGCCACACAGCAGCTGCCCGGCACCGGGCCCTCAGCAAGCAGCTTCAGTCACAGACCCACAGGGCACTGCTGAGGCCACCACGCCAAGTCAGCCTGCCTACCTCAGAAGGGAGGAAGGTGAACCCTAAATCCTTGACGGCGGAGTTAGAATGTATCAGTCATGAAAGAtacaaaggagagaggagaggtccgggaggcggcacagtggataaagcactggactctcaagcatgagatgaggtcccgagttcaatcgctggcagcacatgtaccagagtgatgtctggttctttctgtctctcctcttatctttctcattaataaataaatgaaacgctaaaaaaagaaagagggggagtccggaggtagcgcagtgggttaagcgcacgtggcgccaagcacaaggaccggcggaaggatcccagttcgagcccccggctccccacctgcagggggagtcgcttcccaggtggtgaagcaggtctgcaggtgtctgtctttctctcccccgtctttccctcctgtctccgtttctctctgtcctatccaacaacgacgacagcaataaaactagggcaaccaaagggaataaataaatattaaaaaaggaaggaaggaaggaaggaaacaggaaGTCTGTGGGTAGTGGTGCGGGAACAGTCTGAGGGAGGCCAGGCGTGGCTGAGGACTCACACCTGGTAAAACGAGACACAGGAGGCACGGGCCCAGCACAGCACGTTGGTACAGTCCTGCAGCAGGAAGCAGGACCACTGAAAACAGGCCCGAAACAGGCCCCCCCCCATTTAGTAGGGCCTAGAAGCTCACTGGGAAGTCGGGCTCTGAACCAAGGCCACAGCAAGGAGGGAAGACTCACTGCCAGActcatgaacttttaaaaaacaggttttgaggggggccgggcggtagcgcacataatacaaagcacaaggaccggcataaggatcccggttcgagcccccggctccccacctgcaggggagtcgcttcccaggcggtgaagcaggtctgtgggtgtctgtctctctccccctgcctccctccccctcttgatttcctgtgtcctgtccaacaacagcagcaacaacaatggaaaaaaaaaaaaggcctccaggagcagtggactcctggtGCCCATGAGCCCAGCGACAGGCAAAAGCAACCAGGCAACCAGGTTTTGATTGGCTGTATCTTTTCTATGGTCACTATGGGAGCCCGTGAGTTCGCCAAGCTAAATGCATGGCCATTTCTTTTCACCCAAGATCTTAAGAATTTCAAAAGCaaaggagagggctggggagacaacatgatgattctgcaaagagacttccagcCCGAGGGTCtacggtcccaggttcaagccccagcactactgtaaaccagagcCAAGGGGCTCTAATAAGGAGGAAGCA
This DNA window, taken from Erinaceus europaeus chromosome 16, mEriEur2.1, whole genome shotgun sequence, encodes the following:
- the RAB11A gene encoding ras-related protein Rab-11A; this translates as MGTRDDEYDYLFKVVLIGDSGVGKSNLLSRFTRNEFNLESKSTIGVEFATRSIQVDGKTIKAQIWDTAGQERYRAITSAYYRGAVGALLVYDIAKHLTYENVERWLKELRDHADSNIVIMLVGNKSDLRHLRAVPTDEARAFAEKNGLSFIETSALDSTNVEAAFQTILTEIYRIVSQKQMSDRRENDLSPSNNVVPIHVPPTTENKPKAQCCQNI